The proteins below are encoded in one region of Xenopus laevis strain J_2021 chromosome 8L, Xenopus_laevis_v10.1, whole genome shotgun sequence:
- the rnf115.L gene encoding E3 ubiquitin-protein ligase RNF115, with product MAEAAAAVSQHRFFCHHCKGEVNPKLPEYICPRCDSGFIEEVTEESSFLDSGGGALDDSSPAQFTGLPSELWDHLDQAMFIPDFRHFLSGSSSLDQDGRDNERGHQAHTELRLTRRPPRQPMTRYRSRVSSRPDRSPAIEGIIQQIFAGVFANPPFPGSPHPLSWSGMLHSNPGDYAWGQSGLDSIVTQLLGQLENTGPPPADKDKIVSLPTVTVTREQVAMGLECPVCKEDYTVEEQVRQLPCNHFFHGDCIVPWLELHDTCPVCRKSLNGEDLTRQAPTSEASGSNNFSSDRWTF from the exons ATGGCGGAGGCAGCGGCGGCGGTGTCTCAGCATCGGTTCTTCTGTCATCACTGTAAGGGCGAGGTCAACCCCAAACTGCCG GAGTATATTTGCCCCAGATGTGACTCCGGTTTCATTGAAGAGGTGACGGAAGAATCCAG TTTCCTAGATTCCGGTGGAGGTGCCCTCGATGACAGTTCCCCTGCACAGTTCACAGGTTTACCAAGTGAG CTGTGGGACCATTTAGACCAAGCGATGTTCATCCCTGACTTCCGACACTTCCTGAGCGGCAGCAGCTCTTTAGATCAAGATGGCCGAGACAACGAACGGGGCCACCAGGCGCATACTGAGCTCAGACTGACACGCCGACCTCCCAGGCAGCCAATGACACGGTATAGATCTCGGGTCAGTTCACGTCCTGACCGATCTCCGGCCATTGAAGG CATCATTCAACAGATCTTTGCTGGAGTTTTCGCAAACCCTCCCTTTCCAGGGTCTCCCCATCCCCTCTCTTG GAGTGGGATGTTGCACTCGAATCCCGGAGACTACGCCTGGGGACAAAGTGGCCTGGATTCCATTGTCACACAG cTACTGGGTCAACTTGAAAACACCGGCCCTCCTCCAGCCGACAAAGACAAGATTGTGTCTCTACCAACTGTCACCGTTACCCGGGAGCAAGTGG CGATGGGCCTCGAGTGCCCGGTGTGCAAAGAGGATTACACCGTAGAAGAACAAGTAAGGCAGTTACCCTGCAACCATTTCTTCCACGGAGACTGCATCGTGCCTTGGCTTGAACTG caTGACACGTGCCCCGTTTGCCGAAAGAGTCTGAACGGCGAAGACTTGACGCGACAAGCTCCCACTTCAGAAGCATCTGGTAGTAACAACTTCAGTAGTGACCGATGGACCTTCTGA